The following are encoded in a window of Polynucleobacter sp. VK25 genomic DNA:
- a CDS encoding murein transglycosylase A, whose translation MISKFKFVSLSVFAILLASLIAGCSAPPTRGTGYRSSGSGASPSTYSSSIASFSAVSWQALPGWQEDDLSQAWPAWLKSCDALRKKSSEINWRQVCAQASNVSGRDIQAVRKYFESNFQAYEIRNSSGSDTGLITGYYEPLMNGSLTRTSTYNVPLYGYPNAWRKSKPNPGPTRAELISSGVLKGSEIAWVQDPVEAASMQIQGSGKIRLEDGRILRLGFAGTNDQPFKSSAQWLLDRKEITRSEATMQGISQWAKRNPGQVNDMLNANPRFVFFKELPGNVAADLGPNGALGVPLTGERSIAVDLQAMPLGAPVFLATTKPLSSQTLQKLVMAQDTGKAIVGGVRADYYWGSGDSAGEMAGRMKQNGRMWLLLPR comes from the coding sequence ATGATTTCTAAATTTAAATTTGTCTCGTTAAGTGTATTCGCAATTCTTCTAGCGAGTTTGATTGCTGGATGTTCTGCGCCCCCAACTCGCGGAACGGGGTATCGCTCTAGTGGTTCTGGTGCATCACCATCTACCTACAGCTCTTCTATTGCTAGCTTTAGCGCTGTTTCTTGGCAAGCCCTGCCTGGCTGGCAAGAGGATGATTTATCTCAAGCTTGGCCTGCATGGTTAAAAAGCTGTGATGCCTTACGCAAAAAGAGCAGTGAAATAAATTGGCGGCAGGTATGTGCCCAAGCGAGTAATGTTTCAGGCCGTGACATACAAGCTGTTCGTAAATATTTTGAAAGTAATTTTCAAGCCTATGAAATTCGTAACAGCTCTGGAAGTGATACAGGATTAATTACTGGCTATTACGAGCCGCTTATGAATGGCTCGCTAACCCGCACCAGTACTTACAATGTGCCACTTTATGGTTACCCAAATGCATGGCGCAAATCGAAACCTAATCCAGGCCCAACGCGTGCAGAGTTAATCAGTTCAGGAGTTTTAAAAGGGTCAGAAATTGCTTGGGTGCAAGACCCTGTTGAGGCAGCCTCAATGCAAATCCAGGGGTCGGGAAAGATTCGTCTTGAAGATGGGCGCATCTTGCGTTTAGGTTTTGCTGGCACCAATGATCAACCTTTTAAATCTTCTGCTCAGTGGCTGTTAGATCGGAAAGAAATAACCCGTAGCGAAGCGACGATGCAAGGCATCTCGCAATGGGCTAAGCGTAATCCCGGCCAAGTAAATGACATGCTGAATGCAAACCCTCGTTTTGTTTTCTTTAAAGAATTGCCAGGCAATGTAGCTGCAGACTTGGGTCCCAATGGAGCTTTAGGTGTTCCGCTAACGGGCGAGCGCAGTATTGCGGTTGATTTACAAGCGATGCCATTGGGCGCGCCTGTCTTTTTGGCAACCACTAAACCCCTCAGTAGTCAGACTTTGCAAAAACTCGTGATGGCCCAAGATACGGGCAAGGCCATTGTGGGTGGCGTAAGGGCAGACTACTATTGGGGTTCTGGGGATTCTGCTGGAGAGATGGCGGGTCGCATGAAACAAAATGGCAGGATGTGGTTATTGCTTCCACGTTAA
- a CDS encoding enoyl-CoA hydratase — protein MSYKTILTEVDGKVATITLNRPEVLNALNDQLMEELGAALLAFDADDNIGCMIVTGSEKAFAAGADIASMAKYGLKDVYRGDFITRNWEEIKKVRKPVIAAVSGYALGGGCELAMMCDTIMAADNAKFAQPEVKLGIIPGAGGTQRLPRAVSKAKAMDLALTGRMMDAAEAERSGLVARIFPQADLLKEVKAIAKGIADMPLLTAMMVKESINTAYETTLSEGIHFERRLFHACFATNDQKEGMAAFMEKRPAKFTNS, from the coding sequence ATGAGCTACAAAACAATTTTGACTGAAGTCGACGGCAAGGTTGCCACCATTACTTTGAATCGTCCTGAAGTATTGAATGCGCTGAACGATCAACTCATGGAGGAGTTGGGCGCGGCATTATTAGCGTTTGATGCTGATGACAATATCGGCTGCATGATCGTAACTGGTAGTGAAAAAGCATTTGCAGCTGGTGCTGATATCGCATCTATGGCTAAGTACGGTTTGAAAGATGTCTATCGCGGCGACTTTATTACCCGCAATTGGGAAGAGATTAAAAAAGTGCGTAAGCCTGTAATTGCTGCTGTGTCAGGATATGCACTCGGTGGCGGATGTGAGTTGGCCATGATGTGCGACACCATCATGGCTGCGGACAACGCAAAGTTTGCGCAACCTGAAGTCAAGCTGGGCATTATTCCTGGGGCTGGCGGCACGCAACGTTTGCCACGTGCTGTATCAAAAGCCAAAGCGATGGACTTGGCATTAACAGGCCGCATGATGGATGCTGCTGAAGCTGAGCGTTCAGGTTTAGTCGCCAGAATTTTCCCTCAAGCGGATTTGCTGAAAGAAGTTAAAGCAATTGCTAAAGGGATTGCAGATATGCCTTTATTAACTGCAATGATGGTGAAAGAAAGTATCAACACTGCCTATGAGACTACTTTGTCTGAGGGTATTCATTTTGAGCGCCGTCTCTTTCATGCCTGCTTTGCAACGAACGATCAAAAAGAAGGCATGGCTGCGTTTATGGAAAAACGTCCAGCCAAATTTACGAACTCTTAA
- a CDS encoding M20 aminoacylase family protein translates to MHLIPEITESAEAIQEIRRNIHAHPELRFEENRTSDLVAEALSSWGITVYRGMGKTGVVGRLDGDLGPGKMIGLRADMDALPLQEHNNFAHASKNPGKMHACGHDGHTAMLLGAAQYLSNHREFKGTVIFIFQPAEEGGAGANEMIKDGLFKEFPCDAVFGLHNWPGFPAGHFGVTAGPMMASSNAFEITITGKGGHAALPHNSADPVFAGAQVVLALQSIITRNKRPVDAAVLSITQFHAGETSNVIPDSAFIGGTVRTFTLDVLDLIEQRLREIAHSVAGAFDCQAEIAFSRNYPPLINHANEVKFATEVMSELVGEQNVNSSVDPTMGAEDFAFMLLEKPGCYVFLGNGDGDHRSVGHGMGPCHLHNPSYDFNDSLIPVGVSYWVKLAQRFLEKN, encoded by the coding sequence ATGCATTTAATTCCTGAAATTACTGAGTCCGCAGAAGCTATTCAAGAAATTCGCCGCAATATTCATGCTCACCCTGAATTGCGTTTCGAAGAAAATCGCACATCTGATCTAGTGGCGGAAGCACTTTCCAGCTGGGGAATTACTGTTTATCGTGGCATGGGAAAAACTGGTGTGGTCGGTCGTCTGGATGGTGACTTAGGACCAGGCAAGATGATTGGCCTACGCGCTGATATGGATGCGCTGCCATTACAAGAGCACAACAACTTTGCTCATGCTTCAAAAAATCCAGGCAAGATGCATGCATGCGGACATGATGGTCACACGGCAATGTTGCTTGGCGCCGCACAATATTTATCTAATCATCGCGAGTTCAAAGGCACGGTGATTTTTATTTTCCAGCCAGCCGAAGAAGGCGGTGCTGGTGCGAATGAAATGATTAAAGATGGACTCTTTAAAGAGTTTCCATGTGATGCGGTCTTTGGTTTACACAACTGGCCCGGTTTTCCGGCAGGTCACTTTGGTGTTACTGCCGGCCCCATGATGGCCTCTAGTAATGCTTTTGAAATTACCATCACAGGCAAAGGTGGTCATGCTGCGCTACCCCATAACAGCGCAGATCCAGTATTTGCCGGCGCCCAAGTAGTGCTTGCCTTGCAAAGCATCATTACGCGCAATAAGCGCCCTGTTGATGCTGCGGTTTTATCCATTACCCAGTTTCATGCGGGAGAAACTAGCAATGTCATTCCTGATAGCGCCTTCATCGGCGGTACGGTTCGCACATTTACATTGGATGTCTTAGATCTGATTGAACAACGTTTGCGAGAAATTGCTCATAGCGTTGCAGGCGCATTTGATTGCCAAGCGGAGATTGCCTTTTCCAGAAATTACCCGCCCCTCATTAATCACGCCAATGAAGTGAAATTCGCCACAGAGGTAATGAGTGAGTTAGTGGGTGAACAAAACGTCAATAGCTCTGTGGATCCAACGATGGGCGCCGAAGACTTTGCATTTATGCTGCTCGAAAAGCCAGGTTGCTACGTGTTCTTAGGCAATGGCGATGGCGATCATCGCTCGGTAGGCCATGGCATGGGCCCATGCCATCTTCACAACCCTTCGTACGACTTCAATGATTCTTTGATTCCAGTAGGCGTGAGCTATTGGGTCAAACTAGCTCAGCGCTTCCTAGAAAAAAACTAA